A single genomic interval of Xiphophorus couchianus chromosome 2, X_couchianus-1.0, whole genome shotgun sequence harbors:
- the eme2 gene encoding essential meiotic structure-specific endonuclease subunit 2 isoform X1: protein MSVLRRAITWEISESEDSDHDLKSEFNCDVICQKETADSRGEPEALSLQEKPTNLPSSPAKSDSRVALSAPEACGGTPGPARKRRSREEIEATRLKAKEEREERERQRAARAREKEERKREQQRRREAAETLNSLRPENCIKSLTVCIEPALLQHDGSDILLDTLAMLEWRFTVESQRLSRSITWTRDLPQQVEDGQARVEEEEQMVLVLTLADFVDVVISVKEMVDSDGEETGTVLSPLLERLNWNKVVTMLVTDFESDHWMKEYFPEQMLRTKLGMKDQDVEEVLVYLQLYKNISVVFLESWQDITNHVCAVTKALSKRPFKLLTERTELPFCVVGSWASGARVGRDGSGLRDVWVRQIQQLNRVSPAVAAAVAEAFPSPRILLQAYQNSGSEAEKKGMLAGLSVKTEGKERRVGPDISARMYRSLTAENPQLVLD from the exons ATGTCTGTCCTGCGCAGAGCCATAACATGGGAGATTTCTGAATCGGAGGACAGCGATCACGACCTGAAATCAGAATTTAACTGCGATGTAATCTgtcaaaaagaaacagcagacaGCAGAGGAGAACCGGAGGCTCTCAGCTTACAGGAAAAACCCACAAATCTGCCGTCTTCACCGGCTAAAAGTGACTCCAGAGTCGCTCTATCTGCTCCGGAGGCATGCGGCGGCACCCCGGGTCCGGCACGCAAACGCCGCAGCAGGGAGGAGATTGAGGCGACCAGGCTGAAAGCcaaggaggagagggaggagagggagCGGCAGAGAGCCGCCAGAGCCCgggagaaggaggagaggaagcGGGAGCAGCAGCGGAGGAGAGAGGCGGCGGAGACCCTTAACAGCCTCCGGCCAGAGAACTGCATCAAGAGCCTGACCGTCTGTATAGAACCAG CCCTTCTCCAACATGACGGCTCAGACATTTTGCTGGACACCCTGGCCATGTTGGAGTGGAGGTTCACTGTTGAGAGCCAGCGTTTGTCTCGCAGCATCACCTGGACCAGAGATCTGCCTCAG CAGGTAGAAGACGGTCAGGCCcgagtggaggaggaggagcagatgGTTCTGGTCTTGACTCTTGCTGACTTTGTGGACGTTGTGATCTCCGTTAAAGAA ATGGTGGACAGCGATGGGGAGGAGACGGGGACGGTCCTCAGTCCTCTCTTGGAGCGTCTCAACTGGAATAAGGTGGTCACCATGTTGGTGACGGACTTTGAGTCGGATCACTG GATGAAGGAATATTTTCCAGAACAGATGCTGCGGACTAAACTGGGGATGAAGGATCAGGATGTGGAGGAG GTTCTTGTTTACCTTCAGCTCTATAAAAACATCTCTGTGGTTTTCCTGGAGAGCTGGCAGGACATCACCAACCATGTGTGCGCCGTCACCAAGGCTTTATCAAAACGCCCCTTTAA ACTCCTGACAGAGCGGACCGAGCTGCCGTTCTGCGTGGTCGGTTCGTGGGCCAGCGGGGCCCGGGTTGGGCGGGACGGTTCGGGTCTGAGGGACGTCTGGGTCCGGCAGATCCAGCAGCTGAACAGGGTGAGCCCGGCGGTGGCCGCCGCTGTGGCCGAGGCCTTCCCGTCTCCGCGGATCCTGTTGCAG GCTTACCAGAACTCTGGTTCTGAGGCGGAGAAGAAGGGCATGCTGGCTGGGCTCTCGGTGAAAACAGaagggaaagaaagaagagtTGGACCGGATATTTCAGCCAGAATGTACCGCAGCCTCACCGCGGAAAACCCTCAGCTGGTTCTGGACTGA
- the eme2 gene encoding essential meiotic structure-specific endonuclease subunit 2 isoform X2 has translation MSVLRRAITWEISESEDSDHDLKSEFNCDVICQKETADSRGEPEALSLQEKPTNLPSSPAKSDSRVALSAPEACGGTPGPARKRRSREEIEATRLKAKEEREERERQRAARAREKEERKREQQRRREAAETLNSLRPENCIKSLTVCIEPALLQHDGSDILLDTLAMLEWRFTVESQRLSRSITWTRDLPQVEDGQARVEEEEQMVLVLTLADFVDVVISVKEMVDSDGEETGTVLSPLLERLNWNKVVTMLVTDFESDHWMKEYFPEQMLRTKLGMKDQDVEEVLVYLQLYKNISVVFLESWQDITNHVCAVTKALSKRPFKLLTERTELPFCVVGSWASGARVGRDGSGLRDVWVRQIQQLNRVSPAVAAAVAEAFPSPRILLQAYQNSGSEAEKKGMLAGLSVKTEGKERRVGPDISARMYRSLTAENPQLVLD, from the exons ATGTCTGTCCTGCGCAGAGCCATAACATGGGAGATTTCTGAATCGGAGGACAGCGATCACGACCTGAAATCAGAATTTAACTGCGATGTAATCTgtcaaaaagaaacagcagacaGCAGAGGAGAACCGGAGGCTCTCAGCTTACAGGAAAAACCCACAAATCTGCCGTCTTCACCGGCTAAAAGTGACTCCAGAGTCGCTCTATCTGCTCCGGAGGCATGCGGCGGCACCCCGGGTCCGGCACGCAAACGCCGCAGCAGGGAGGAGATTGAGGCGACCAGGCTGAAAGCcaaggaggagagggaggagagggagCGGCAGAGAGCCGCCAGAGCCCgggagaaggaggagaggaagcGGGAGCAGCAGCGGAGGAGAGAGGCGGCGGAGACCCTTAACAGCCTCCGGCCAGAGAACTGCATCAAGAGCCTGACCGTCTGTATAGAACCAG CCCTTCTCCAACATGACGGCTCAGACATTTTGCTGGACACCCTGGCCATGTTGGAGTGGAGGTTCACTGTTGAGAGCCAGCGTTTGTCTCGCAGCATCACCTGGACCAGAGATCTGCCTCAG GTAGAAGACGGTCAGGCCcgagtggaggaggaggagcagatgGTTCTGGTCTTGACTCTTGCTGACTTTGTGGACGTTGTGATCTCCGTTAAAGAA ATGGTGGACAGCGATGGGGAGGAGACGGGGACGGTCCTCAGTCCTCTCTTGGAGCGTCTCAACTGGAATAAGGTGGTCACCATGTTGGTGACGGACTTTGAGTCGGATCACTG GATGAAGGAATATTTTCCAGAACAGATGCTGCGGACTAAACTGGGGATGAAGGATCAGGATGTGGAGGAG GTTCTTGTTTACCTTCAGCTCTATAAAAACATCTCTGTGGTTTTCCTGGAGAGCTGGCAGGACATCACCAACCATGTGTGCGCCGTCACCAAGGCTTTATCAAAACGCCCCTTTAA ACTCCTGACAGAGCGGACCGAGCTGCCGTTCTGCGTGGTCGGTTCGTGGGCCAGCGGGGCCCGGGTTGGGCGGGACGGTTCGGGTCTGAGGGACGTCTGGGTCCGGCAGATCCAGCAGCTGAACAGGGTGAGCCCGGCGGTGGCCGCCGCTGTGGCCGAGGCCTTCCCGTCTCCGCGGATCCTGTTGCAG GCTTACCAGAACTCTGGTTCTGAGGCGGAGAAGAAGGGCATGCTGGCTGGGCTCTCGGTGAAAACAGaagggaaagaaagaagagtTGGACCGGATATTTCAGCCAGAATGTACCGCAGCCTCACCGCGGAAAACCCTCAGCTGGTTCTGGACTGA
- the mfsd1l gene encoding major facilitator superfamily domain-containing protein 1 has product MAQPAEKAYYRFLVLFFNCLLTFGSYFCFDIPSVLQDQFQGNLTCPNATAINRTVDCVEGLGMSPQQYNLLYAIYAWTNAVVVILAGFLIDKLGNRFGVFLFSFLCVLGSSLFALGSHFRGTPYLLPLMLTGRLLFGSGNGSLTIVQNRITAFWFKGKELALAFGVTLAFSRLGSVLNFFFTEKFEDKYGMQWTLWGGALLCVLGFVAAVVVSALDKIGMRQLGLDRAIAEDSRKVRVQDVKLLSLRYWLLVLTIMFFYNGIFPFIADASKFIQDKYSDYSQKEAAYVAGAVYDSSLVLSASVGILIDYVGLRGVFALACAVFTLPVFGLLAFTFVPPLVSTIWLGVTYSFAAASMWPSIPLVVPQPTLGTAMGLATSIQMVGIGVSNLIVGQILGTKSSEAKIPLWRWQRMMIFMLANTVCCIVASVLLNIVDRSQGGTLNKTTKRSRLAEEDAEREPLTRTQEEEEQNQTNSINS; this is encoded by the exons ATGGCTCAACCGGCGGAGAAAG CTTATTATCGCTTCCTGGTTCTCTTCTTTAACTGCCTCCTGACTTTTGGTTCCTACTTCTGCTTCGACATCCCCAGCGTCCTGCAGGACCAGTTCCAGGGG AACCTCACATGTCCCAATGCAACTGCGATCAACAGGACTGTGGACTGTGTGGAGGGTCTGGGGATGAGTCCGCAGCAGTACAACCTCCTCTATGCCATATATGCTTGGAC GAACGCTGTGGTGGTGATTCTGGCCGGATTCCTGATCGACAAATTAGGAAATCGAT TCGGGGTGTTTCTCTTCtcctttctgtgtgttttgggcTCGTCGCTGTTCGCTCTGGGCTCCCATTTCAGAGGAACTCCCTACCTGCTTCCGCTCATGCTCACGGGACGTTTACTATTCGGTTCTGGCAATGGATCTTTGACCA TTGTGCAGAACCGCATCACGGCCTTCTGGTTCAAAGGGAAAGAGCTGGCTCTGGCCTTCGGGGTGACGCTCGCCTTTTCCCGTCTCGGTTCCGTCCTCAACTTCTTCTTCACGGAGAAGTTTGAAGACAAATACGGCATGCAGTGGACGCTGTGGGGTG gcGCTCTGCTGTGCGTGCTCGGCTTCGTTGCTGCGGTCGTCGTGAGCGCTCTGGACAAGATCGGCATGAGGCAGCTGGGCCTTGACAGAGCCATCGCAGAGGATTCCCGCAAAGTG agGGTTCAGGATGTGAAGCTGCTGTCTCTCCGATACTGGCTGCTGGTCCTCACCATCATGTTCTTCTACAACGGCATTTTCCCCTTCATCGCTGATGCCAG TAAGTTCATCCAGGATAAATACAGCGACTACAGCCAGAAAGAGGCTGCGTACGTAGCGGGCGCCGTGTACGACAGCTCGCTGGTGCTCTCAGCCAGCGTGGGAATCCTCATC GATTATGTGGGTCTTCGGGGAGTTTTTGCGCTGGCCTGCGCCGTTTTCACGCTGCCCGTCTTCGGACTGCTGGCTTTCACCTTCGTCCCTCCTCTGGTCTCCACCATCTGGCTGGGAGTCACTTACTCCTTCGCTGCC GCCAGCATGTGGCCGTCCATTCCCCTCGTGGTGCCGCAGCCCACGCTGGGAACAGCCATGGGCCTGGCCACCTCCATACAGATGGTCGGCATCGGCGTGTCCAACCTGATCGTCGGGCAGATTTTGGGCACCAAATCCAG TGAAGCTAAAATCCCGCTGTGGCGCTGGCAGAGGATGATGATCTTCATGCTGGCCAACACCGTCTGCTGCATCGTCGCCTCCGTTCTGCTCAACATCGTCGACCGCAGTCAG GGCGGGACGCTGAACAAGACGACCAAAAGGTCGCGGCTGGCGGAGGAAGACGCCGAGCGAGAGCCGCTTACCAGGacacaggaagaggaggagcaaaaCCAGACCAATTCCATCAACTCATGa